The following is a genomic window from Verrucosispora sp. WMMD573.
TCGACCTGGTCGTCTGCCACGGTGGGCCGGCCACCATCCTGGAGGCCCGCCGGCACGGACACCTGCCGATCGTGGTGCCCCGCGACCCGACCCGTGGCGAGCACGTCGACGACCACCAGCTGTTGTTCGCCCGCCGGCTCGGCGCGGCCGGCCTGGTGGCGCTCTGCGAGTCCCGGCAGGAGCTGCTGGACACGCTGGCCACCGGTCTCGCCGACCGGGACCGGTTCACCGTCGCCGTGGACGCCGGTGCCGCCGACGGGCGGCGGGCCGCGGTGCGGCGGGTGGGAGTGATCGTCGAGGACCTGGTGGCCGCCGCCGCGCAGCGGCACCACCGACCCTGGTGGCGGCCGTGGGGTGGACCCGGCCCGAACGGAAGGCGGAAGCCGTGACCCCGTACCCGAGCGTGAGCGCCGTGGTGCCCACCCGCGACCGGCCGGAGCTGCTGCGGGCCGCGGTACGCGCCATCGTCGCCCAGGACTACCCGGGGCCGGTCGAGGTGGTCGTCGTCTACGACCAGTCCGAACCGGACCCGACCCTGGCGGACCTGTCCGCACCGGACCGGCCGGTGCGGGTGATCACCAACGCGCGCACGCCGGGCCTGGCCGGCGCCCGTAAC
Proteins encoded in this region:
- a CDS encoding glycosyltransferase gives rise to the protein MPEPREPRTDGRPQVLVAVGTDKHPFDRLVDWLREWHDEVAGEVRLTVQHGHTRADDLRDAVPFLGHAELQAAMAQVDLVVCHGGPATILEARRHGHLPIVVPRDPTRGEHVDDHQLLFARRLGAAGLVALCESRQELLDTLATGLADRDRFTVAVDAGAADGRRAAVRRVGVIVEDLVAAAAQRHHRPWWRPWGGPGPNGRRKP